A genomic segment from Geitlerinema sp. PCC 7407 encodes:
- the nagA gene encoding N-acetylglucosamine-6-phosphate deacetylase, with translation MPQSSSQTNRVTPNSVKTTAPTYLVTNARVPGYEGFHQIWIDPSGMIQTIQPMNQALKRLPPDSLKILDIAGDWVSLGGVDGQINGALGLAFPDVTERDFDRLSEICQFLWQQGLDGFLPTIVTTSGEKIRRSLDAIAAFRDRPQPSRSARILGVHLEGPFLHPAKRGAHPQEHLQPLTLDTVQAVLGPHSSLVRVMTLAPELDPTHTVIPYLRAQGIVVSLGHSQATAQEANAAFEQGASMVTHAFNAMPSLHHREPGLLGAALLRSGIHCGLIADGQHITPAMVDLLVRLSRGNLSGQSIEDGLFLVSDALAPLGLPDGTYPWDSRQITVTHGTARLDDGTLAGTTLPLLEGVKNLVRWGVCSPGEAIALATTAPRRALRPASTPSGKGSRAYNPYLDKSASLLRWKLDSTTQELTWQRLLPRP, from the coding sequence ATGCCCCAATCATCTTCCCAGACAAACCGTGTGACGCCTAACTCTGTCAAGACCACCGCGCCCACGTACCTCGTCACCAATGCCCGCGTACCGGGATATGAAGGATTTCACCAAATTTGGATCGATCCCAGCGGGATGATCCAGACCATCCAGCCCATGAACCAGGCCCTGAAGCGCCTGCCGCCAGACTCCCTCAAGATTCTGGATATTGCAGGGGACTGGGTGTCCCTCGGCGGCGTCGACGGGCAGATCAATGGCGCGCTGGGATTGGCTTTTCCGGATGTCACGGAGCGCGATTTTGATCGGCTTTCTGAGATTTGCCAGTTTCTGTGGCAGCAGGGTCTTGATGGCTTTTTGCCGACGATTGTGACGACGTCAGGGGAAAAAATTCGCCGGTCTCTCGATGCGATCGCTGCTTTTCGCGATCGCCCCCAGCCCAGCCGCAGCGCCCGGATTCTGGGCGTCCACCTCGAAGGGCCGTTTCTGCATCCCGCCAAGCGGGGAGCCCATCCCCAGGAGCACCTGCAGCCCCTCACCCTCGACACTGTCCAAGCAGTCCTCGGTCCCCACAGCTCTCTGGTGCGCGTGATGACCCTCGCCCCCGAGCTGGACCCCACCCACACCGTCATTCCCTACCTGCGCGCCCAGGGCATCGTCGTCAGCCTCGGCCACTCCCAAGCTACCGCCCAGGAAGCCAACGCCGCCTTTGAGCAAGGCGCGTCCATGGTGACCCACGCCTTCAACGCCATGCCCAGCCTGCACCACCGAGAACCGGGCCTGCTGGGCGCAGCGCTGCTGCGATCGGGCATTCACTGCGGCCTGATCGCCGATGGTCAGCACATCACGCCCGCCATGGTCGACCTCTTGGTCCGCCTCAGTCGCGGCAACCTCAGCGGTCAGTCCATCGAAGACGGCCTGTTCCTAGTTAGCGATGCCCTCGCTCCCCTGGGGCTCCCCGACGGCACCTATCCCTGGGACAGCCGCCAAATCACCGTTACCCACGGGACCGCTCGCCTCGACGACGGCACCCTCGCTGGCACCACCTTGCCCCTCCTGGAAGGGGTGAAAAACCTGGTGCGCTGGGGAGTCTGCTCCCCGGGGGAGGCGATCGCCCTAGCCACCACCGCGCCGCGCCGCGCCCTGCGCCCCGCCAGCACCCCCTCGGGCAAAGGCAGCCGCGCCTACAACCCCTATCTCGACAAATCCGCCAGCCTGCTGCGCTGGAAACTCGACAGCACCACCCAGGAGCTCACCTGGCAGCGTCTGCTGCCGCGCCCCTAA
- a CDS encoding DUF924 family protein codes for MLPMTLPRAEAILDFWFGRPNDPDYGQPKKYWFIKDPAFDEAIREQFLADYQQAAEGRLNDWQAIPQTCLALLILLDQFPRNLFRGTPQMFATDAHARAVAQHAVEQGFDRLLLPVQRWFVYLPFEHSEDLADQERSIALFAQIADHPDSAMAIDYAQRHHVVIQQFGRFPHRNAILGRDSTPAETAFLQQPGSSF; via the coding sequence ATGTTGCCCATGACGCTCCCCCGCGCTGAAGCCATCTTGGACTTTTGGTTTGGTCGGCCCAACGATCCAGACTATGGTCAGCCCAAAAAATACTGGTTCATCAAGGATCCAGCCTTTGATGAGGCCATTCGCGAACAGTTTTTGGCCGACTATCAGCAGGCCGCTGAGGGCCGCCTCAACGACTGGCAGGCGATCCCCCAGACCTGCCTGGCGCTGCTGATTTTGCTCGATCAGTTTCCCCGCAATCTGTTTCGCGGGACGCCCCAAATGTTTGCCACCGATGCCCACGCCCGGGCTGTGGCCCAGCACGCGGTGGAGCAGGGCTTTGATCGCCTGCTGCTGCCGGTGCAGCGCTGGTTTGTGTATTTGCCCTTCGAGCACAGCGAAGACCTCGCGGACCAGGAACGCTCGATCGCCCTGTTTGCCCAGATCGCGGACCATCCCGACAGCGCGATGGCCATCGACTACGCCCAGCGCCACCACGTCGTCATTCAGCAGTTTGGCCGCTTTCCCCACCGCAACGCCATTTTGGGCCGCGACTCTACGCCTGCGGAGACCGCGTTTTTGCAGCAGCCCGGCTCGTCTTTTTGA
- a CDS encoding two-component regulator propeller domain-containing protein translates to MAKVFRYARALMGAALLGLGGWGLALGEIGPQAAIAQTPEPEAVDYPPEAPPPGVEPLPPERRRMEQPQTGDYRISALLRAFNGNLWIGSWEGVARIDPNTGRTIARISLPNTIIGAIAQDKVGRIWVGTYEGLMRVDPRTNEITAQNFFLPSNRILSLQLDQRGYLWVGTDRGIALISPDQGLLMTTLRKLPGVSANALSLDRDGQLWVGTLEGLVQVNSASGFAMKRIAEVPGTTVQTLALGPRGSLWAGTPEGLLEIDSRNGRILRSVTQLRGRNVKSIAFDRVGSIWVGTDGGLLRVNPYNGAIVGEVSNLPSREILSISPDTGNKVWVGTREGLAWISTSQDIGRARPLAAFSREADSSMME, encoded by the coding sequence GTGGCTAAGGTTTTTCGCTACGCACGGGCTCTGATGGGGGCGGCCCTTCTTGGTTTGGGTGGATGGGGATTGGCGCTGGGGGAGATTGGGCCTCAGGCTGCGATCGCCCAGACCCCCGAACCGGAGGCGGTGGACTATCCTCCCGAGGCGCCGCCGCCCGGAGTTGAGCCTCTGCCGCCGGAGCGCCGCCGGATGGAGCAGCCCCAAACGGGGGACTATCGCATCAGTGCGCTGCTGCGTGCCTTCAATGGCAACCTCTGGATTGGGTCTTGGGAAGGGGTGGCGCGCATTGACCCCAATACTGGTCGCACGATTGCCCGCATTAGCCTGCCCAATACGATCATTGGGGCGATCGCCCAAGACAAGGTGGGCCGGATCTGGGTCGGCACCTACGAGGGCCTGATGCGGGTCGACCCGCGAACCAACGAAATCACCGCCCAGAACTTCTTTTTGCCGTCCAATCGGATTTTGTCGCTTCAGCTAGACCAGCGGGGCTACCTGTGGGTCGGCACCGATCGCGGCATCGCCCTGATCAGCCCAGACCAGGGTCTCCTGATGACCACGCTGCGCAAGCTGCCAGGCGTCAGCGCCAACGCCCTCAGCCTCGATCGCGACGGCCAGCTGTGGGTCGGCACCCTCGAAGGACTGGTCCAGGTCAACAGCGCCAGCGGCTTCGCGATGAAGCGGATCGCAGAGGTCCCCGGCACCACGGTGCAAACCCTGGCCCTGGGGCCTCGGGGATCCCTGTGGGCCGGCACCCCCGAAGGACTGCTCGAAATTGACTCCCGCAACGGCCGCATTCTCCGCTCGGTCACCCAGCTGCGCGGCCGCAACGTCAAGTCCATCGCCTTCGATCGAGTCGGCAGCATCTGGGTCGGCACCGACGGGGGACTGCTGCGGGTCAATCCCTATAACGGCGCGATCGTCGGTGAGGTGTCCAATTTGCCCTCGCGGGAAATTCTGTCAATTTCTCCAGATACGGGCAACAAAGTCTGGGTCGGCACCCGCGAGGGGCTCGCCTGGATCAGTACCTCCCAAGACATTGGCCGCGCTAGGCCCTTGGCGGCCTTCAGTCGCGAGGCTGACTCATCGATGATGGAATAG
- the purE gene encoding 5-(carboxyamino)imidazole ribonucleotide mutase codes for MAQPLIGIIMGSDSDLPTMQAAIAVCKEFEVPCEVEIVSAHRTPERMVEYAKTAHERGLKVIIAGAGGAAHLPGMVAALTPLPVVGVPVSSRQLQGIDSLYSIVQMPAGIPVATVAIGNATNAGLLAVQILAADRPDLLVKVQAYRRSLNDAVLAKQAKLEEVGYQQYLTEM; via the coding sequence ATGGCTCAACCGCTGATTGGCATCATCATGGGCAGTGACTCCGACTTGCCCACCATGCAGGCTGCGATCGCCGTCTGCAAAGAATTTGAGGTTCCCTGTGAGGTGGAGATTGTCTCCGCCCACCGCACCCCCGAGCGCATGGTGGAGTACGCCAAAACGGCCCATGAACGGGGTCTCAAGGTCATTATCGCGGGTGCTGGGGGGGCTGCGCATCTGCCAGGAATGGTAGCGGCCCTGACCCCTTTGCCCGTGGTCGGCGTGCCCGTATCGAGCCGCCAACTCCAAGGGATAGATTCCCTCTACTCCATTGTCCAGATGCCGGCGGGCATTCCGGTGGCGACGGTGGCCATCGGCAACGCCACCAACGCGGGACTCCTGGCGGTGCAAATCTTGGCGGCAGACCGACCCGACCTACTGGTCAAAGTCCAGGCCTACCGGCGATCGCTCAATGACGCCGTTTTAGCAAAACAAGCCAAACTGGAAGAAGTTGGATATCAGCAATATCTGACGGAAATGTAG